Proteins from one Rosa chinensis cultivar Old Blush chromosome 7, RchiOBHm-V2, whole genome shotgun sequence genomic window:
- the LOC112176433 gene encoding 50S ribosomal protein L33, which yields MGDKKKKKATMLIRLVSSSRTGYFYVTKKPSGMTEKLELRKYDPRVKLHVLFTEAKLKIK from the coding sequence ATGGgcgacaagaagaagaagaaggctacTATGCTCATCCGACTTGTGTCATCTAGTAGGACTGGATATTTCTATGTCACCAAGAAGCCGTCCGGAATGACAGAAAAACTTGAGTTGCGAAAATATGATCCTCGGGTAAAACTTCATGTTCTATTTACTGAGgccaaattgaaaattaaataa
- the LOC112177857 gene encoding protein LIM3: MEMLNLPFMVLAAFAVIGILLSSEVDVVLGQACQGDMQGLITQCAAYVRKGTLLPPTPSQGCCTAIRTLDIPCACQHMTKMVEQLVDMDKVVKVVRSCGIDIPRGMKCGSYTVPPSSG; encoded by the exons ATGGAAATGCTCAATCTTCCTTTCATGGTTTTGGCTGCCTTTGCGGTGATAGGAATTCTTCTCTCCAGTGAAGTCGATGTGGTTCTGGGGCAGGCTTGCCAAGGTGACATGCAAGGTCTGATAACGCAATGTGCAGCTTATGTTCGGAAGGGTACTCTATTGCCGCCAACGCCGTCTCAAGGATGCTGCACGGCAATCAGAACGTTAGACATTCCATGCGCGTGCCAGCACATGACGAAGATGGTCGAGCAGCTGGTTGACATGGACAAGGTGGTTAAGGTCGTTAGATCCTGTGGTATCGATATTCCTCGTGGAATGAAGTGTGGAA GTTATACAGTTCCACCGTCAAGTGGTTGA